In Candidatus Baltobacteraceae bacterium, one genomic interval encodes:
- a CDS encoding GAF domain-containing sensor histidine kinase, with the protein MRDGSSELRRLFLHALARFGDGTVSFIARDAQRAFVGVSSTIGERDMLFAPLIAEGNTLGVVAIMIEGEPDRSERESLGAFCAVATRILGSERALAASRRQSRDSQLLAMVNERLHKSLDRRDVLFGIVEGVRAAFSADRCLVYERMSDGDHATVVASAAKGGSPAAPKAAVALDADLRKVFGGLTVRRDEAAGSEIYGEGAHSAMALPFVVDGRVEDALVLAFDRVRGFDDPDIAALRSLAFHVGLALSNARLYERERARRAQAETLERVVRILRDTQYVDEVLLVFVVTVSHELPLDCAAYSVDGDALVRRALRIREPRGFEPAATIDRVVLEPFLAVDEPSDVSMLPRIARDALFDGRSGVIIPLRLEGTLWGTFIVRSADGGLDWPPEERATFFRTLGSHLEIALANAHAYERELRRAQERETFAEAARTILSHTAIGSLADVMSRLAASLVHADRACVLRWSGEGYSVVGRFGTDIEETIAQSGFDLVHRAERLSSLVGDERRVQRLIDGPGYVVTPLSQTSVSGGDSIDAFLLVGRGNNERFGRDDLRIMQELGALLTLALRNLELYEAMDEANRALQESSEFKDDLLAMLAHDFKGPLTVILGYCELLLDTTSQSREEIDTIHAQTKRLVRLSEDALVLAQTQAEGFSLARTTVDAGAFITECVEVTARNNARLRVRVPDAPVMIELDPHRFRHVIDNLVSNALKYSTGEVEVSVERGEGSVVIAVRDRGIGIPSEELVNLFTRFGRASNARNKGISGSGIGLYVARKIVEVHRGTIAVESRENEGSTFTVTLPT; encoded by the coding sequence TTGCGCGACGGTTCGAGCGAACTGCGCCGGCTCTTCCTGCACGCGCTCGCGCGCTTCGGTGACGGTACCGTTTCGTTCATCGCGCGCGACGCGCAGCGCGCCTTCGTCGGCGTGAGTTCGACGATCGGCGAACGCGATATGCTTTTCGCACCGCTCATCGCGGAGGGCAATACGCTGGGCGTCGTGGCGATCATGATCGAAGGGGAGCCAGATCGATCCGAACGCGAGTCGCTGGGCGCGTTTTGCGCCGTAGCGACGCGAATTCTCGGGTCCGAGCGCGCGCTGGCCGCGTCGCGGCGTCAATCGCGTGACAGCCAGCTGCTGGCGATGGTGAACGAGCGCCTCCACAAATCGCTCGACCGGCGCGACGTGCTCTTCGGCATCGTCGAGGGTGTTCGCGCGGCCTTCTCGGCCGACCGGTGTCTCGTCTACGAACGGATGAGCGACGGCGATCACGCAACCGTCGTGGCGTCGGCGGCGAAAGGGGGATCCCCGGCGGCTCCCAAGGCCGCAGTCGCTCTCGATGCCGATTTGCGCAAGGTATTCGGTGGGCTTACCGTCCGGCGGGATGAGGCCGCCGGCAGCGAGATCTACGGCGAGGGCGCGCATAGCGCGATGGCCTTGCCGTTCGTCGTCGACGGTCGCGTCGAGGACGCGCTGGTTCTTGCGTTCGATCGCGTGCGCGGGTTCGACGACCCGGATATCGCGGCGCTGCGGTCGCTCGCCTTTCACGTAGGACTCGCGCTCTCCAACGCACGGTTGTACGAGCGCGAGCGGGCGCGGCGGGCGCAGGCGGAGACGCTCGAACGGGTCGTGCGTATCTTACGCGACACCCAGTACGTCGACGAAGTGCTGCTGGTCTTCGTGGTGACGGTTTCGCACGAACTGCCGCTCGATTGTGCCGCGTACTCGGTCGACGGAGACGCACTGGTGCGCCGCGCGTTGCGCATCCGCGAGCCGCGCGGCTTCGAGCCGGCGGCCACGATCGACCGCGTCGTGCTCGAACCGTTTCTCGCCGTAGACGAGCCGTCCGACGTGTCGATGTTGCCGCGCATCGCCCGCGATGCGCTTTTCGACGGACGCAGCGGCGTCATCATTCCATTGCGCCTCGAGGGCACGCTGTGGGGCACGTTCATCGTCCGCTCGGCGGATGGCGGCCTGGATTGGCCGCCCGAAGAGCGCGCGACGTTCTTCCGGACGCTCGGTTCGCACCTCGAGATCGCGCTCGCGAACGCGCATGCCTATGAACGCGAACTGCGGCGCGCGCAGGAGCGCGAAACCTTCGCCGAGGCCGCGCGGACGATCCTCAGCCACACCGCGATCGGCTCGCTCGCCGACGTGATGAGCCGGCTCGCGGCTTCGCTCGTTCACGCCGACCGCGCATGCGTGTTGCGGTGGAGCGGCGAGGGATACAGCGTCGTCGGACGTTTCGGAACCGACATCGAGGAGACGATTGCACAGAGCGGCTTCGATCTGGTGCACCGGGCCGAGCGGCTGAGCAGTCTGGTCGGTGACGAGCGGCGCGTGCAGCGTCTGATCGACGGTCCGGGATATGTCGTTACACCGCTCTCGCAAACGTCGGTGAGCGGCGGGGACTCGATCGACGCGTTCCTCCTGGTCGGTCGTGGAAACAACGAACGCTTCGGTCGCGACGATTTGCGCATCATGCAGGAACTTGGCGCGCTGCTCACGCTGGCTCTGCGCAACCTCGAGCTCTACGAGGCGATGGACGAGGCCAATCGGGCGCTGCAAGAGTCGAGTGAATTCAAGGACGATTTGCTCGCGATGCTCGCGCACGATTTCAAAGGTCCGCTCACCGTGATTTTGGGCTACTGCGAACTCTTGCTCGACACGACCTCGCAGTCGCGTGAAGAGATCGACACGATTCACGCGCAGACCAAGCGTCTGGTCCGGCTTTCGGAAGACGCCCTGGTGCTCGCACAAACGCAGGCAGAGGGCTTCTCGCTGGCGCGCACGACCGTCGATGCCGGTGCCTTCATCACCGAATGTGTCGAGGTCACGGCGCGCAACAACGCGCGCTTGCGCGTGCGCGTGCCCGACGCGCCGGTCATGATCGAACTCGACCCGCATCGCTTCCGTCACGTCATCGACAACCTGGTCTCGAACGCGTTGAAGTACTCGACCGGCGAGGTCGAGGTTTCGGTCGAGCGGGGCGAGGGCAGTGTCGTCATTGCGGTACGCGATCGCGGCATCGGGATCCCCAGCGAGGAGCTGGTGAATCTCTTCACCCGCTTCGGCCGCGCGAGCAACGCTCGAAACAAGGGCATTTCCGGTTCGGGAATCGGTCTCTACGTCGCGCGGAAGATCGTCGAGGTCCATCGCGGCACGATCGCGGTCGAGTCGCGCGAAAACGAAGGGTCCACCTTCACGGTGACCCTCCCGACGTAG
- the secA gene encoding preprotein translocase subunit SecA, which produces MVFLRTIFDGNEREIARLRRTVERVNALEPEFSALSDDALRAKTGEFRSRLADGEKLEDLLPEAFAAVREAGKRTLGMRHFDVQIMGGQVLYEGRIAEMKTGEGKTLVATLPVYARALEGRGVHVVTVNDYLARRDAEWMAPLYEFLGLRVGIIQHGLEPAQRREQYACDVTYVTNNEVGFDYLRDNMAWQVEDLVQRELYFALVDEVDSILIDEARTPLIISGPSQESTELYEKFAQIVPRLKKEEDYTVDEKAHAVPITEAGVAKVEKMLGIGNLYDQRNIELAHQLNAALKAWNLFHRDQQYIVKDGEVIIVDEFTGRLMHGRRYSDGIHQAIEAKEGIKVRGEDQTLATITFQNLFRLYDHLAGMTGTAKTEEREFRDIYGLDVVVVPTNRPMDRKDNPDIVYKSEKAKFDAVVNEIIAEHHKGRPVLVGTRSIEKSELLAAMLRRKGVECNVLNAKYHEQEAEIIKDAGQDGQVTIATNMAGRGTDIKLGDGVANKGGLHIIGTERHESRRIDNQLRGRSGRQGDPGSSRFYISLEDEVMRLFGGDRLTNVMERFGFTDEQPIESGMVSKSIERAQSKVENHNYEIRKHVLEYDDVMNKQREIIYGDRRSILEGTFDSRTFMLQSLEAKVDEAVDQNAPENAHPGEWDYDEMLNSLESVFPIKREVKVDDLAGKDREEIRRILREHAVAAFEAKEREVTPEIMRVVEQRYLLLPIIDRQWVDHLYVMDHLKTGIGLRGYGQKDPRVEYEKEAYEIFESLKNNIADEAINGIFRVVIEHGPPPDQRPPQPQFEPIPGGAMVPQPAGAGRLSPHEAEQLLGPMPGAQRRPQQLHTNRGDEEPAKPARAEAKIGRNELCPCGSGKKYKKCHGAGAA; this is translated from the coding sequence ATGGTATTCCTTCGAACGATCTTTGACGGCAACGAGCGCGAGATCGCCCGTTTGCGGCGCACGGTCGAGCGCGTGAACGCGCTCGAACCCGAGTTTTCGGCTCTTTCCGACGACGCGCTGCGCGCGAAGACCGGGGAGTTCCGTTCGCGCCTGGCCGACGGCGAGAAGCTCGAGGACTTGCTCCCCGAAGCGTTCGCGGCGGTGCGCGAGGCCGGCAAGCGCACGCTCGGCATGCGCCATTTCGATGTTCAGATCATGGGCGGCCAAGTGCTCTACGAAGGCCGGATCGCCGAGATGAAGACCGGTGAGGGAAAGACCCTGGTGGCCACCCTTCCCGTGTACGCCCGCGCGCTCGAAGGGCGCGGCGTCCACGTGGTGACGGTCAACGACTATCTGGCGCGCCGCGACGCCGAATGGATGGCGCCGCTCTATGAATTCCTGGGCTTGCGTGTCGGTATCATTCAGCACGGGCTCGAACCCGCGCAACGCCGCGAGCAGTATGCCTGCGACGTCACCTACGTGACCAACAACGAAGTCGGTTTCGATTACCTGCGCGACAACATGGCCTGGCAGGTCGAGGATCTGGTCCAGCGCGAGCTCTACTTCGCACTGGTCGATGAAGTCGACTCGATTCTCATCGACGAGGCGCGCACGCCGCTGATCATCAGCGGACCCTCCCAAGAGTCGACCGAGCTCTACGAAAAGTTCGCCCAGATCGTTCCGCGCCTGAAAAAAGAAGAAGACTATACGGTCGATGAGAAGGCGCACGCGGTTCCGATTACGGAAGCCGGCGTCGCCAAAGTCGAAAAGATGCTGGGAATCGGTAACCTGTACGATCAGCGCAACATCGAACTCGCGCACCAGCTAAACGCCGCGCTGAAGGCGTGGAATCTCTTCCATCGCGATCAGCAGTACATCGTCAAGGACGGCGAAGTCATCATCGTCGATGAGTTCACCGGCCGGCTGATGCACGGCCGCCGGTATTCGGATGGAATCCATCAAGCGATCGAAGCGAAGGAAGGCATCAAAGTGCGCGGCGAGGATCAAACCCTCGCGACGATCACGTTCCAAAATCTCTTCCGTCTCTACGATCATCTGGCGGGCATGACCGGAACAGCCAAGACCGAAGAGCGCGAATTCCGTGACATCTACGGGCTCGACGTCGTCGTCGTTCCGACCAATCGCCCGATGGACCGCAAAGACAATCCCGACATCGTTTACAAGTCCGAGAAAGCCAAGTTCGACGCGGTCGTCAACGAGATCATCGCCGAGCACCACAAGGGCCGGCCGGTGCTGGTGGGAACGCGCTCGATCGAAAAGAGCGAACTGCTCGCGGCGATGTTGCGCCGCAAGGGCGTCGAGTGCAACGTCCTCAACGCGAAATATCACGAGCAGGAAGCCGAGATCATCAAGGACGCGGGTCAAGACGGTCAAGTGACGATCGCGACCAACATGGCCGGGCGCGGTACCGACATCAAACTCGGCGACGGAGTGGCGAACAAAGGCGGTCTGCACATCATCGGTACCGAGCGGCACGAGTCGCGCCGGATCGATAACCAGCTGCGCGGCCGTTCCGGCCGTCAGGGCGACCCGGGCTCGTCACGCTTCTACATCTCGCTCGAAGACGAGGTGATGCGCCTTTTCGGGGGCGACCGGCTGACCAACGTGATGGAGCGCTTCGGCTTCACCGACGAGCAGCCGATCGAATCCGGCATGGTTTCCAAGTCGATCGAGCGCGCCCAGAGCAAGGTCGAAAATCACAACTACGAAATTCGCAAACACGTTCTCGAATACGACGACGTGATGAACAAACAGCGCGAGATCATCTACGGCGACCGCCGCTCGATCCTCGAAGGAACGTTCGACTCGCGTACGTTCATGCTGCAGTCGCTCGAAGCGAAAGTCGACGAGGCAGTCGATCAGAACGCGCCGGAGAACGCGCACCCGGGTGAATGGGATTACGACGAGATGCTCAACTCGCTCGAATCGGTGTTTCCAATCAAGCGCGAGGTAAAGGTCGACGATCTCGCCGGCAAGGATCGCGAAGAGATTCGCCGGATTTTGCGCGAGCACGCGGTCGCGGCCTTCGAAGCCAAGGAACGCGAGGTTACGCCGGAGATCATGCGCGTGGTCGAACAGCGTTACCTGTTGCTCCCGATCATCGACCGGCAGTGGGTCGATCATCTCTACGTGATGGATCACCTCAAGACCGGCATCGGCCTGCGGGGCTACGGACAGAAAGACCCGCGGGTCGAGTATGAAAAGGAAGCGTACGAGATCTTCGAGTCGCTCAAGAACAACATCGCCGACGAAGCGATCAACGGGATCTTCCGGGTCGTGATCGAGCACGGGCCGCCGCCCGACCAGCGTCCGCCGCAGCCGCAGTTCGAACCGATTCCGGGCGGCGCGATGGTGCCGCAGCCCGCAGGCGCCGGCCGGCTCTCGCCGCACGAAGCCGAGCAACTGCTCGGACCGATGCCGGGCGCGCAGCGCCGGCCGCAGCAACTGCACACCAATCGCGGCGACGAAGAGCCCGCCAAACCCGCGCGCGCCGAGGCGAAGATCGGGCGCAACGAACTTTGCCCCTGCGGCAGCGGTAAGAAGTACAAGAAGTGCCACGGCGCCGGAGCGGCGTAG
- a CDS encoding alpha/beta hydrolase, with the protein MSRCIVALIAALGLAGYALPAAAEMPPPLPKNDSSYTAGSLKVSVYGQPGRQALVFIPGYALGPWEFSREIAAYSANYTVYALTLPGFDGAPGARGPLFQTVAADFWKWMAAQNISKPILIGHSLGGTMAILLAEQHSELLKAVVAIDGLPILPQEDTQSADTRASNAKQMADAIGMIMDSSQFADAMASYSLPDMMLSSKDVSGVSGMVERDGVDISTSAVWMQEDMTLDLRPDLSKITVPVLVIAPYDDPIDGKNWPTPDAKKAYYAKLMTGDSTAQVQVITPSRHFVMLDQPQMLDAALDAFLKTQTT; encoded by the coding sequence ATGAGCAGATGCATCGTGGCGCTGATTGCTGCGCTAGGTTTGGCCGGCTACGCTTTGCCGGCCGCGGCCGAGATGCCGCCGCCGCTTCCCAAGAACGACTCGTCGTATACCGCCGGGTCGCTCAAGGTCAGCGTCTACGGACAACCCGGACGGCAAGCACTCGTTTTTATTCCCGGATACGCGCTTGGGCCCTGGGAATTCTCACGTGAAATCGCCGCGTACAGCGCAAACTACACGGTTTACGCGCTGACCCTTCCGGGGTTCGACGGCGCTCCCGGCGCCCGGGGGCCGCTCTTTCAAACGGTCGCAGCCGACTTTTGGAAATGGATGGCCGCGCAGAATATCAGCAAGCCGATCCTGATCGGTCACAGTTTGGGCGGTACGATGGCCATTCTGCTCGCCGAGCAACACAGCGAATTGCTCAAAGCGGTCGTCGCGATCGACGGCCTTCCGATTCTTCCGCAGGAGGATACGCAAAGCGCGGATACGCGTGCAAGCAACGCCAAACAGATGGCGGATGCGATCGGCATGATCATGGACTCATCGCAGTTCGCCGACGCTATGGCGAGCTACAGCTTGCCGGATATGATGCTCTCGAGCAAGGACGTGAGTGGCGTCTCGGGCATGGTCGAGCGTGACGGCGTCGACATCAGCACGTCCGCGGTGTGGATGCAAGAGGACATGACGCTCGATTTACGTCCGGACCTGAGCAAGATCACGGTTCCCGTGCTGGTGATCGCGCCGTACGACGATCCGATCGACGGCAAAAATTGGCCGACGCCCGATGCGAAGAAGGCTTACTACGCCAAGCTCATGACCGGCGATTCGACCGCACAGGTGCAGGTGATCACCCCGTCACGCCACTTCGTCATGCTCGACCAACCGCAGATGCTCGACGCGGCGCTCGACGCCTTTTTGAAGACGCAGACGACGTAG